In a genomic window of Aggregatimonas sangjinii:
- a CDS encoding DUF423 domain-containing protein, which yields MNKTIFMTGIILGVLAVILGAFGAHGLEKVLDTDAIDTFETGVTYQMYHALLLLVLGGVIPIPERTKKVVYYLMTLGVVLFSFSIYFLATNALTGFDFRTIGFITPIGGTLLIAGWGWLGLGCIRHFN from the coding sequence ATGAACAAAACAATTTTTATGACAGGAATCATCCTTGGTGTCTTAGCGGTCATATTAGGGGCTTTTGGCGCGCACGGATTGGAAAAAGTATTGGATACCGATGCCATAGACACCTTCGAAACTGGGGTGACGTACCAAATGTATCATGCCTTACTGCTGTTGGTCTTAGGTGGTGTGATACCTATTCCCGAGCGTACAAAAAAAGTAGTCTACTATCTAATGACCCTAGGGGTGGTTTTGTTTTCTTTTTCGATTTATTTTTTGGCCACCAATGCCCTAACAGGATTCGATTTTAGAACCATCGGCTTCATTACTCCGATAGGGGGAACGCTTCTTATCGCAGGCTGGGGATGGTTGGGTCTCGGCTGTATTCGACATTTCAACTAA
- a CDS encoding polyprenol monophosphomannose synthase gives MSDSLLIIPTYNEIENIEAIIKAVFKLKKDFDVLIVDDSSPDGTSAKVTAMQLEFPDRLFLEVRAGKGGLGTAYIHGFKWAIEKKYDYIFEMDADFSHNPPDLLRLYRACKNGADMSVGSRYKKGVNVVNWPLYRVLLSYGASFYVKMITGMRVHDPTAGFVCYRRHVLESISLDSVRFVGYAFQIEMKFRAYLLDFKIEEVSIIFRDRVKGKSKMSGSIVKEAIWGVFVMKLRSIFQKNRF, from the coding sequence ATGTCCGACAGCCTACTCATTATCCCCACTTACAACGAGATTGAGAATATTGAAGCAATCATCAAAGCTGTTTTTAAATTGAAAAAGGACTTTGATGTCTTGATTGTTGACGACAGTTCCCCGGATGGTACTTCGGCAAAGGTGACAGCAATGCAACTCGAGTTTCCCGATCGGCTTTTTCTTGAGGTTAGGGCAGGGAAAGGCGGTCTGGGAACGGCTTATATACACGGCTTTAAATGGGCGATCGAAAAGAAGTACGATTACATCTTTGAGATGGATGCCGATTTTTCCCATAATCCCCCAGATTTGCTACGCTTGTATCGGGCGTGTAAAAACGGGGCGGACATGTCCGTAGGTTCGCGCTACAAAAAAGGGGTAAATGTGGTCAACTGGCCGCTGTACCGGGTGCTGTTATCGTATGGGGCCTCTTTTTACGTTAAAATGATAACCGGAATGCGGGTACACGACCCTACCGCCGGATTCGTTTGCTACCGAAGACATGTTTTGGAGTCGATAAGTCTAGATTCTGTGCGGTTCGTAGGCTATGCATTTCAAATCGAGATGAAGTTCAGGGCCTATTTACTGGATTTCAAGATCGAGGAAGTCTCGATTATCTTCCGGGATCGCGTTAAAGGTAAATCAAAGATGAGCGGGTCTATCGTAAAGGAAGCTATTTGGGGTGTGTTCGTGATGAAATTGCGTAGTATTTTTCAAAAAAATAGATTCTGA
- a CDS encoding uroporphyrinogen-III synthase — MKVKTILVSQPEPKMENSPYARLIDKEKVKVDFRPFIHVEGVDAKDVRQQKIDLKNYTAIILTSRNAVNHYFRLAEEMRFKVPDSMKYFCQSEAVAYYLQKYVVYRKRKIYVGKMNFSDMVSIFKKYKDEKFLLPSSDSLKPVVPETLDKLGVNWTRGIFYKTVISDLSDLRDVYYDILVFFSPSGIESLLQNFPDFDQKETRIAVFGNSTVNAATDAGLRIDIKAPTPDTPSMTMALQKYINEANKK; from the coding sequence ATGAAAGTAAAGACGATTTTGGTATCTCAGCCAGAACCGAAAATGGAAAATTCTCCGTATGCGAGGCTTATCGACAAGGAGAAGGTGAAAGTAGATTTTCGACCTTTTATTCATGTAGAGGGCGTAGATGCGAAGGACGTTCGTCAGCAGAAGATAGACCTCAAAAACTACACTGCCATTATACTTACCAGCAGAAATGCGGTAAATCATTATTTTAGGCTGGCCGAGGAAATGCGTTTTAAAGTACCGGACAGTATGAAATATTTCTGTCAGTCGGAAGCGGTCGCTTATTATTTGCAGAAGTACGTCGTGTATAGAAAGCGTAAAATCTATGTTGGGAAAATGAATTTTTCCGATATGGTGAGTATTTTCAAAAAATACAAAGACGAAAAATTTCTCTTACCCTCATCCGACTCCTTAAAACCTGTTGTTCCGGAAACCTTGGACAAATTGGGCGTTAATTGGACCAGAGGTATTTTCTACAAAACGGTCATCAGCGATTTATCGGACCTCCGTGATGTCTATTACGATATTTTGGTCTTTTTCAGTCCATCGGGGATTGAATCCTTATTGCAAAACTTCCCTGATTTCGACCAAAAGGAGACGCGAATAGCGGTTTTCGGCAATTCTACGGTAAATGCCGCAACAGATGCCGGCCTGCGGATAGATATTAAGGCACCGACCCCGGATACGCCTTCAATGACCATGGCGCTGCAGAAATATATAAACGAAGCGAATAAAAAATAA
- a CDS encoding DUF4271 domain-containing protein, protein MEPLLRPSNTIDWVTILLFASLLFVVIAKSMFYSRFLNFIILPFNNKYIFMYNKKDKLGNWFHVFFTIFQLINFSLFVFLARNVLLQMPNDANPTLFLVITGAVLTFFILKILLQLGNGFIFGSSKVLSEIVFKKLSYLNYSGLIMFLANIALSFVATDSEIIVYAAILLILSINVMGWTAALQNHQKFIASHFFYFILYLCALEIAPLVIIGSYLNH, encoded by the coding sequence ATGGAGCCGCTCTTAAGACCTTCGAATACCATAGATTGGGTAACCATTTTGCTGTTTGCTAGTTTGCTTTTTGTGGTCATTGCGAAAAGTATGTTCTATAGTCGATTCTTGAACTTTATCATACTGCCTTTCAACAACAAGTATATTTTCATGTACAATAAAAAAGACAAGCTCGGGAATTGGTTTCACGTCTTTTTTACGATTTTTCAGCTTATAAATTTTTCGCTTTTCGTGTTTTTGGCACGCAATGTACTCCTACAAATGCCGAATGATGCAAACCCCACTCTTTTCCTGGTCATCACAGGAGCGGTACTGACCTTTTTTATTCTAAAGATCCTCTTACAACTAGGTAATGGTTTTATTTTTGGATCCTCGAAAGTACTGTCTGAAATCGTATTTAAAAAGCTCTCCTACCTGAATTACAGTGGCCTGATCATGTTTTTGGCCAATATCGCATTGTCTTTTGTTGCTACTGATTCGGAAATTATAGTTTATGCAGCAATTTTGCTTATTCTTTCCATCAATGTCATGGGTTGGACAGCGGCATTGCAGAATCATCAAAAATTCATCGCTAGCCATTTTTTCTATTTTATTTTGTACCTTTGCGCACTCGAAATTGCACCCTTAGTCATCATAGGAAGCTACCTAAACCATTGA
- a CDS encoding DUF4296 domain-containing protein codes for MKNRWIHIAALLLMVSCGEELIDKPDNLIPKDKMINIIEEMAVINAAKSTNADKLRKKEIDPTDFILKKYEVDSLQFVESDRYYVSKPVEYKDIYETVEKRLDAKGKEMGETKRIRDSISLKNQLQEAQEKARMLNEATDSLP; via the coding sequence ATGAAGAATAGATGGATACATATCGCTGCCTTGCTACTCATGGTTTCTTGTGGGGAAGAATTGATCGACAAACCGGACAACTTGATCCCAAAAGATAAGATGATTAATATTATCGAGGAAATGGCGGTTATCAATGCGGCCAAATCGACCAATGCGGATAAGCTACGGAAAAAGGAAATCGACCCTACTGATTTCATCTTGAAAAAATACGAGGTCGATAGCCTTCAATTTGTGGAAAGCGACCGCTATTATGTGTCGAAACCGGTCGAATACAAAGATATTTATGAAACGGTGGAAAAACGCTTGGATGCAAAGGGCAAAGAAATGGGAGAGACCAAACGTATAAGAGACAGTATTTCCCTTAAAAACCAATTGCAAGAGGCTCAGGAAAAAGCAAGAATGCTGAACGAGGCTACCGATTCTCTTCCTTAA
- a CDS encoding Lrp/AsnC ligand binding domain-containing protein, with amino-acid sequence MKSNFKNVKIDGIDKKILRFLMADARKPILEIARNIGISGAAIHQRLRKLEASGLLAGSKFVINPKIMGYTTMAYIGIYLDKAMSNPVAVKQLEKIPEVLECHYTTGNWSILIKVLCRDNEHLMHVLNKDIQQIEGVSRTETFISLDQQIDRQITI; translated from the coding sequence ATGAAATCCAATTTCAAAAACGTAAAAATCGATGGTATCGACAAGAAGATTCTAAGATTCTTAATGGCCGACGCCCGAAAACCCATTTTGGAAATCGCGAGGAATATCGGTATCTCCGGGGCGGCCATTCACCAGCGTTTGCGAAAGTTAGAAGCCTCTGGGCTTTTGGCGGGTTCGAAATTCGTCATCAACCCAAAAATAATGGGGTACACTACCATGGCCTATATCGGTATATACTTGGATAAGGCGATGAGCAATCCCGTTGCCGTAAAACAACTGGAAAAAATTCCGGAGGTGTTGGAGTGCCATTATACGACCGGCAATTGGTCTATTCTTATCAAGGTACTGTGTCGGGACAATGAACATCTAATGCATGTACTCAATAAGGATATCCAACAAATTGAAGGCGTGTCCCGCACCGAAACCTTTATCTCCCTAGACCAACAAATAGACCGACAGATTACGATTTAG
- a CDS encoding ArnT family glycosyltransferase: MPSTLPKTLLYLLGAIFILNVTQAYFTELIFDEAYYWHYARNITFGYFDHPPMVAWFIALSSLIFEGHLGVRFVSCLLSVGTLLVLWKTIDHPQKNKYATHFVVLAFSMTLLNAYGFLTLPDTPLLFFCALFLLVYKRFVEKPGIGLAIALGMVMAALMYSKYHAVLIIVFVLLSNLKLLKNTYAWLAVLVALLAYTPHFLWLYEQDFISIKYHLSERKNGPYDFNKYTLGFLVNLVALFGFTFPWIYRSLFRTRSKDVFTKALLFLTYGVLLFFFISSFNRRVQTQWIIVVSIPLVILVFRDMMADETSRKWIYRMGILNIVILLYLRLGLVFEPLFPIYYESHGNKKWVQQLKDKVGDTPVVFENSYRLAPMYAYYSGNTSFSLNNINYRQNQYSLDDSERNVQLRKVYYVSPFLKNAELAFENAKGKPYFGHYINQFESFRKLRCIVDGDAFSLDTEKERLVKIFNPYDEDIDLQKLKFAVGYLDDYKQLQEVIPIYVSATDENISVLKSNDTTNFTFRLPPPKTKTPDYFRLSISEKDLRFGLNGKTIKLD, from the coding sequence ATGCCTTCAACTCTTCCCAAAACCCTGCTTTATCTGCTTGGCGCTATTTTCATTCTAAATGTAACGCAGGCGTATTTTACAGAGTTGATTTTCGATGAGGCCTATTATTGGCACTACGCTCGGAATATTACGTTCGGGTATTTTGATCATCCGCCCATGGTGGCTTGGTTTATCGCACTCAGCAGTCTGATTTTTGAAGGCCATCTCGGGGTACGATTTGTAAGCTGCCTGCTTTCGGTAGGTACTTTGCTGGTCTTGTGGAAAACCATAGACCACCCTCAGAAAAACAAGTACGCCACCCACTTCGTAGTACTTGCCTTTTCGATGACCTTATTGAACGCCTATGGTTTCCTTACCTTGCCCGATACACCCCTGCTCTTTTTCTGTGCCCTGTTTCTCTTGGTCTACAAACGTTTTGTGGAAAAGCCCGGTATAGGCCTTGCCATTGCCCTTGGTATGGTCATGGCAGCTTTAATGTACAGTAAATACCATGCGGTACTGATCATCGTTTTCGTACTGCTCTCCAATTTGAAATTACTCAAGAATACATATGCCTGGTTGGCCGTACTAGTCGCTTTGCTGGCCTATACACCTCATTTTTTATGGCTGTACGAGCAGGATTTTATCTCGATCAAGTACCACCTTTCGGAACGGAAGAACGGCCCCTATGATTTCAACAAATACACCTTGGGCTTTTTGGTCAATTTGGTTGCCTTATTCGGATTTACGTTCCCGTGGATTTACCGGTCGCTTTTCCGCACGAGGTCGAAAGATGTATTTACCAAAGCCCTTCTTTTTTTGACGTACGGGGTACTGCTTTTCTTTTTTATCTCAAGCTTTAACCGTCGTGTACAAACCCAATGGATTATCGTAGTGAGCATCCCGTTGGTCATCTTGGTCTTTAGGGATATGATGGCCGACGAAACCAGTCGCAAATGGATTTACCGCATGGGCATCCTAAACATTGTTATTTTGCTTTATCTGCGCCTGGGACTTGTGTTTGAACCCCTTTTCCCGATTTATTATGAAAGCCACGGAAATAAAAAATGGGTGCAACAGCTCAAGGACAAAGTGGGCGATACCCCGGTTGTTTTCGAAAATAGCTACCGTCTTGCACCGATGTATGCCTATTACAGCGGAAACACTTCTTTTTCATTGAACAACATCAATTACAGACAAAATCAATACTCTCTCGATGATAGCGAACGTAATGTACAATTGAGAAAAGTGTACTACGTATCACCATTTCTCAAAAATGCCGAGCTTGCTTTCGAAAACGCCAAAGGAAAGCCCTATTTTGGACATTACATCAATCAATTCGAATCGTTTCGAAAACTACGCTGCATCGTTGATGGTGATGCTTTCTCGTTGGATACGGAAAAAGAACGGCTTGTAAAGATTTTCAACCCGTATGACGAAGACATCGATTTACAGAAACTAAAATTCGCCGTGGGTTACCTTGACGATTACAAGCAACTTCAAGAGGTAATTCCCATATATGTGAGCGCCACCGATGAAAATATTTCGGTGCTCAAATCAAATGATACCACTAATTTTACGTTTAGGTTACCCCCGCCCAAAACGAAAACACCCGATTATTTCAGGCTGAGCATCTCCGAAAAGGATTTGCGTTTCGGGCTCAATGGGAAAACCATAAAACTAGACTAA
- a CDS encoding dihydroorotase: MGRKLIKNAKLVNEGRIYESDLLIADDTILKIAPDISDASAVVYDVAGSYVLPGIIDDQVHFREPGLTHKGTIATESRAALAGGITTFMEQPNTNPQTTTRAKLEEKFAMAAESAFANYSFLFGGTNDNLEELKKLDKNACSGVKLFLGSSTGNMLVDDEVVIEQIFRNTEMVISAHCEDETTIKQNLARYKEEYGDAIPIKYHPLIRSAEACYLSSSKAIALAKKTGARLHVFHLSTAKETNLFRNDIPLHEKKITAEVCIHHLWFSDTDYDEKGTLIKWNPAVKTANDREKLWEALLDDRLDIIATDHAPHLLEEKDNVYTKAPSGGPLVQHALPAMLEKYHQGMISLEQLGQKMCHNPAILFQIEKRGYLREGYFADLVVVDLNSPWDVSKDNIAYHCGWSPFEGTTFSSSITHTFINGHLGYENGNFSGQRKAKRLTFDRN, from the coding sequence ATGGGACGTAAGTTAATTAAGAATGCAAAGTTGGTCAATGAAGGAAGGATTTATGAAAGTGACCTTCTCATAGCCGATGATACGATTTTGAAAATCGCTCCCGACATCAGCGATGCAAGCGCAGTGGTCTATGATGTGGCTGGAAGTTACGTGCTACCCGGTATTATCGATGATCAGGTGCATTTTCGGGAACCGGGCCTTACACACAAGGGCACCATCGCGACGGAGAGTAGGGCCGCACTGGCCGGAGGTATCACTACATTTATGGAGCAACCGAACACCAATCCCCAGACCACCACGAGGGCCAAGTTGGAGGAGAAGTTCGCCATGGCCGCGGAAAGTGCCTTTGCCAACTATTCGTTTTTGTTCGGGGGTACCAACGATAATCTCGAAGAACTCAAAAAATTGGATAAAAATGCCTGTTCTGGGGTAAAGTTGTTCTTGGGATCTTCAACGGGTAATATGCTGGTCGATGATGAGGTGGTGATCGAGCAGATTTTCCGCAATACCGAAATGGTGATTTCGGCGCATTGTGAAGACGAAACGACCATCAAGCAAAATCTCGCTCGGTACAAAGAGGAATATGGCGACGCCATTCCGATCAAATACCATCCGCTTATCCGAAGTGCGGAGGCCTGTTATCTTTCTTCGTCAAAAGCGATTGCCCTCGCCAAAAAGACGGGAGCGCGTTTGCACGTATTTCATTTGTCTACGGCCAAGGAGACGAATTTGTTTCGAAATGACATACCACTTCATGAAAAGAAAATAACGGCAGAGGTATGCATTCACCACCTTTGGTTCTCCGATACCGATTACGATGAAAAAGGTACACTGATCAAATGGAACCCTGCCGTAAAGACTGCCAATGACCGGGAAAAGCTTTGGGAGGCCTTACTGGATGACCGTTTGGATATTATCGCCACCGACCATGCGCCCCATCTTTTGGAAGAAAAAGACAATGTGTATACAAAAGCCCCTTCGGGTGGGCCGCTAGTGCAGCATGCCCTGCCTGCTATGTTAGAGAAATATCATCAAGGCATGATTTCGTTGGAGCAGCTGGGGCAGAAAATGTGCCATAACCCGGCGATTTTATTTCAGATTGAGAAGCGGGGTTACTTGAGGGAGGGGTATTTTGCCGATTTGGTCGTTGTCGATCTCAATTCCCCTTGGGATGTATCGAAAGACAATATCGCTTATCACTGTGGGTGGTCTCCTTTTGAGGGAACTACCTTTTCGTCTAGCATCACACATACTTTTATAAACGGTCATTTGGGCTATGAAAACGGAAATTTTTCAGGGCAGCGCAAAGCAAAACGCTTGACATTCGATAGGAATTAA
- a CDS encoding saccharopine dehydrogenase family protein, whose translation MSRKILIVGAGKSTSYLIDYFLEKSTSENLHLTIGDLYPDAIASPIKNHDACTVVRLDVFEDEERKSAIKQSDIVVSMLPARMHMKVARDCIAFEKHLVTASYVSEEIKTLDEEAKKKGLVFMNEIGLDPGIDHMSAMQILDRIREKGGKILLFESFTGGLVAPESDDNLWNYKFTWNPRNVVLAGQGGAAKFLQEGTYKYIPYHKLFRRTEFFEIEGYGRFEGYANRDSLNYREAYGLEDVLTLYRGTMRRVGFSKAWNMLVELGMTDDTYVLENSKGMSYRDFTNSFLPYSPTDSVELKLRHYLNIDQDDIMWEKLVELNLFDSQKTITIENASPAQALQQILEASWTLKDNEKDMIVMYHKFGYELQGKKHQIDANMVVLGETRTHTAMAKTVGLPVAIATLLILKKKITTPGVQIPLQKEVYEPILRELQEYGMVFKEIEVPYLGYNTESVLR comes from the coding sequence ATGTCCCGAAAAATACTTATTGTTGGCGCCGGCAAGTCCACCTCCTATTTGATCGACTATTTTTTAGAGAAATCGACATCGGAAAATCTTCATCTTACCATCGGCGACCTTTATCCCGATGCAATCGCCTCACCTATTAAAAACCATGACGCCTGTACCGTCGTTCGGCTTGATGTTTTCGAGGACGAAGAGCGCAAATCGGCCATAAAGCAGAGCGATATCGTCGTTTCTATGCTTCCTGCCAGAATGCACATGAAAGTAGCCCGGGATTGTATCGCCTTCGAAAAGCACTTGGTCACGGCTTCCTATGTATCCGAAGAAATCAAGACCCTCGATGAAGAAGCGAAGAAAAAAGGACTCGTCTTTATGAATGAAATCGGTCTGGATCCCGGCATCGACCATATGAGCGCCATGCAGATTTTAGACCGTATTCGCGAAAAAGGAGGTAAAATTTTGTTGTTCGAATCGTTTACCGGAGGCTTGGTCGCCCCTGAAAGCGACGATAACCTATGGAATTATAAGTTTACCTGGAATCCCAGAAATGTGGTGTTGGCAGGACAGGGAGGGGCCGCAAAATTCTTACAGGAAGGTACATATAAATACATTCCCTACCATAAATTATTTCGCAGGACGGAGTTTTTCGAAATTGAAGGATACGGTCGTTTTGAAGGGTATGCCAACAGAGACTCCCTCAACTATCGGGAAGCGTACGGACTCGAAGACGTACTCACCTTATATCGGGGTACCATGCGCAGGGTCGGATTTTCAAAGGCATGGAATATGTTGGTGGAATTGGGCATGACCGACGACACCTATGTTCTCGAAAACTCAAAAGGCATGTCTTACCGCGATTTTACCAATTCCTTTTTGCCCTATTCCCCGACCGATTCGGTAGAGTTGAAATTGAGACACTACTTGAATATCGATCAAGACGATATTATGTGGGAGAAATTGGTGGAACTCAATCTTTTCGATTCACAAAAGACGATTACCATCGAAAACGCCAGTCCGGCACAGGCATTACAACAAATTCTAGAAGCGAGTTGGACGTTAAAGGACAACGAAAAAGACATGATCGTCATGTACCACAAATTCGGCTATGAGCTTCAGGGCAAAAAACATCAGATCGATGCGAACATGGTCGTACTCGGGGAGACACGAACCCATACCGCCATGGCAAAAACGGTAGGTTTACCCGTTGCCATTGCTACTCTGCTCATCCTCAAAAAGAAAATAACCACGCCCGGCGTTCAGATTCCGCTTCAAAAAGAGGTCTACGAACCCATACTCCGCGAACTTCAGGAGTATGGTATGGTTTTCAAGGAAATCGAGGTGCCCTATTTAGGTTACAATACGGAATCTGTATTGCGTTAG
- the pckA gene encoding phosphoenolpyruvate carboxykinase (ATP) gives MNNSKKAPTTVSLASYGITHQNINYQLPSSKLHKITLEMGMGKEASSGALAVNTGEFTGRSPKDRFIVKDETTAEKVWWGDINIPFEPSKFDALYDKVIAYLNDKELYVRDCYACADHNYRMDIRVINEYPWSNMFAYNMFIRPTEEELKNFNVEWTVINAPGFMADAAVDGTRQHNFAILNFTRKIALIGGTGYTGEIKKGIFSALNFILPVEKNTLPMHCSSNVGENGETAIFFGLSGTGKTTLSTDASRKLIGDDEHGWNNENAVFNFEGGCYAKVINLSQESEPEIYGAIKKGALLENIIMDENGVVDFADTSITQNTRVSYPIYHIDNVQRPSIGKNPKNIFFLTADAFGVIPPISKLTPSQAAYHFISGYTAKVAGTEAGVKEPIPSFSACFGAPFMPLHPAKYAEMLSKKMKDSGVNVWLVNTGWTGGPYGVGTRMKLKYTRAMVNAVLNGDLGLYSYDDYHIHSVFGVAQPRSCPGVPTDVLSPRTTWNDDKAYYTTAFKLTNAFRENFKQFEAYASEEIRRGGPQRYAF, from the coding sequence ATGAATAATTCGAAAAAAGCACCAACTACCGTCTCTTTGGCTTCCTACGGGATAACCCACCAGAACATCAACTATCAATTGCCTTCCAGTAAGCTGCATAAGATTACTTTGGAAATGGGCATGGGGAAGGAAGCCTCTTCGGGGGCTTTGGCTGTAAATACCGGGGAGTTTACCGGTAGATCCCCAAAAGATCGCTTTATCGTTAAAGACGAAACCACAGCTGAAAAGGTGTGGTGGGGCGATATCAATATCCCTTTCGAGCCTTCAAAGTTCGATGCGCTGTATGATAAGGTCATCGCATATTTGAATGACAAGGAATTATACGTACGCGACTGCTACGCCTGCGCCGACCATAATTACCGAATGGATATTCGGGTCATTAACGAGTACCCTTGGTCGAATATGTTCGCCTACAATATGTTCATTAGACCGACCGAGGAAGAGCTCAAGAATTTTAATGTTGAATGGACGGTCATCAACGCGCCTGGTTTTATGGCCGATGCGGCAGTAGATGGCACGCGCCAGCATAACTTTGCGATTTTAAACTTTACTAGAAAAATAGCTCTTATCGGAGGTACGGGATACACCGGGGAAATTAAAAAGGGAATTTTTTCGGCCCTGAATTTTATTCTTCCCGTAGAAAAGAACACCCTACCGATGCACTGTTCATCGAATGTAGGCGAGAACGGGGAGACAGCGATTTTCTTCGGACTTTCCGGAACGGGAAAAACAACCCTTTCTACCGATGCTTCCAGAAAACTTATCGGTGACGATGAGCATGGGTGGAACAACGAGAACGCCGTTTTTAATTTTGAGGGCGGCTGCTATGCCAAAGTTATCAACCTATCCCAGGAAAGCGAGCCCGAGATTTATGGAGCCATAAAAAAAGGCGCATTGTTGGAAAATATTATAATGGACGAAAATGGGGTAGTTGATTTTGCCGATACCTCCATCACTCAAAATACAAGGGTCAGCTATCCGATTTACCATATTGATAATGTACAGCGGCCTTCCATAGGAAAGAATCCGAAAAACATCTTCTTTTTGACCGCCGATGCCTTCGGCGTTATACCTCCCATTTCAAAGTTGACACCAAGTCAGGCAGCCTATCATTTTATCTCTGGTTATACAGCTAAGGTAGCAGGAACAGAGGCTGGGGTAAAAGAGCCTATTCCATCATTTTCGGCATGTTTTGGGGCACCTTTTATGCCTTTACATCCCGCAAAATATGCAGAGATGTTAAGTAAGAAGATGAAGGATAGCGGAGTGAACGTATGGCTGGTAAATACCGGTTGGACAGGGGGTCCCTACGGTGTTGGTACACGAATGAAATTGAAATATACCCGTGCCATGGTCAACGCAGTTTTGAATGGAGATTTAGGATTGTATTCCTATGACGACTATCACATTCACTCGGTCTTCGGGGTAGCACAACCAAGGTCTTGCCCTGGTGTTCCTACCGATGTGCTGAGTCCGCGTACGACTTGGAACGATGATAAGGCCTATTACACCACGGCTTTTAAACTGACCAACGCTTTTCGGGAAAACTTCAAACAGTTCGAGGCCTATGCCAGTGAGGAGATTCGTAGAGGCGGACCGCAACGATATGCCTTCTAA
- a CDS encoding NAD-dependent epimerase/dehydratase family protein: MILVTGGTGLVGSHLLLILLQKGYKVRAVHRKSSNLQAVQKVFSYYVENSAQMFAEIEWMLADINDIPALETAFEDIEKVYHAAALISFDPNDFDKLMKVNVEGTANIVNLCIARKVQKLCYVSSIAAIGPSLDGQPITEENEFTEQHADVYSRSKYGAELEVWRGSQEGLSVVMINPGVIIGPGFWEGGSGTLFATANKGYSFYPPSGTGFVIVTDVARMMRVAMESKLEKERFIAVAENCSYKEILVHFTTYLGVKPPTKQLQLWQLQLLRLLDIFWNTVTGKGRRITRNGIASLKQRKYYSSRKAEDELNFTFEPIKETIAFSCRIFKEENR; encoded by the coding sequence ATGATTTTGGTCACTGGAGGTACGGGATTGGTAGGGTCACATTTGTTGCTTATTTTATTACAAAAGGGCTATAAAGTCCGTGCAGTGCACCGTAAGTCGAGCAACTTGCAAGCCGTGCAAAAGGTGTTTTCTTACTACGTGGAAAATAGTGCGCAAATGTTCGCCGAAATCGAATGGATGCTGGCAGACATCAACGACATTCCAGCCTTAGAAACCGCTTTTGAGGATATCGAAAAAGTATACCACGCGGCCGCGCTCATTTCTTTTGACCCGAATGATTTTGACAAGTTAATGAAGGTGAACGTAGAGGGCACGGCGAATATCGTAAACCTTTGTATCGCCAGAAAAGTTCAAAAACTCTGTTACGTAAGTAGTATTGCCGCCATAGGACCTAGTTTAGATGGTCAACCCATTACCGAAGAAAATGAATTTACCGAACAGCATGCCGATGTATATTCCCGATCAAAATACGGGGCGGAGTTAGAAGTCTGGCGTGGTTCGCAAGAAGGGCTTTCAGTTGTCATGATAAATCCCGGCGTCATTATCGGACCTGGTTTTTGGGAAGGGGGCAGTGGCACTTTGTTTGCCACGGCGAATAAGGGCTACTCCTTTTATCCACCATCGGGTACCGGTTTCGTAATCGTGACCGATGTTGCACGGATGATGCGAGTGGCCATGGAATCAAAATTGGAAAAAGAACGCTTTATCGCCGTTGCGGAAAACTGCTCTTACAAGGAGATATTAGTACACTTCACAACTTACCTTGGTGTAAAGCCGCCGACAAAGCAACTACAGCTATGGCAGCTGCAGCTACTTCGTTTATTGGATATATTTTGGAATACGGTCACCGGAAAGGGACGCCGCATTACTAGGAACGGAATAGCGTCTTTGAAGCAGCGTAAATACTATTCCTCCCGTAAAGCCGAAGATGAATTGAATTTCACCTTTGAGCCCATCAAAGAGACCATCGCCTTTTCGTGCCGGATTTTTAAGGAAGAGAATCGGTAG